The genomic stretch TCTCGCCCTTGACCTGAAGGATGTCGTGCGGGTTCGCCGCACCGTCCATCAGCGGCTCGCCCGCGCGCACGCGGTCGCCGTCCTTCACCTGAAGGTGCTTACCCTTCGCGATGAGGTACTCCTTCGGCTCGCCGACCTCGGGCACGATCACGACCTTGCGCTTGCCCTTGGTGTCCTTGCCGAAGTGCACCACACCGTCGATGTCGGAGATGATGGCGCCGTCCTTGGGCTTGCGGGCCTCGAAGAGCTCGGCCACGCGGGGCAGACCGCCGGTGATGTCCTTGGTCTTCGTGGTCTCGCGCGGGATCTTCGCGATGATCTCACCGGCCTCGACGGTCTGACCGTCGGCCGGGATGATGTTGGCGCCCACGGGCAGGAAGTAGCGCGCCACGTTCTCACCGGTGCCGGTGCGCAGCGTGTCGCCCTCGAGGCCCTTCACCGAGAGGCGCGGGCGCGCGCTCGGGTCACGGGACTCGATGATGAGGCGGCGGGACAGACCCGTCACTTCATCGAGCTTCTCTTCCATGGTGACGCCCTCGACGACGTCGCCGTACTTCACCTCACCGGACACCTCGGTCACGATGGGGATGGCCCACGGGTCCCACTCGGCCAGCGTGGTGAGCTTCTTGACCGTCTCGCCCTCGGACACCTTCAGGAAGGCGCCGTAGCTCAGGTTGTAGCTCTCACGCTCGCGGCCGGACTCGTCCACGATCTTGAGCACGCCGTGACGGTTCATGATGACGACGTTGCCGTCCTTCTTCTTGACCGTCTTGGTGTTCTCGAGGCGGATGATGCCGTCGACGCGGCTGATGATGCTGCTCTGCTCGACCTTACCGCGCGCGGCCGCACCACCGATGTGGAACGTGCGCATGGTGAGCTGCGTGCCGGGCTCGCCGATGGACTGCGCCGCGATGACACCGACGGCCTCGCCGATGTTCACCTCGTAGCCGCGCGCCAGGTCACGGCCGTAGCAGGCCGCGCACACGCCGCGCTGCGTCTGGCAGGTGAGCACGGAGCGGATGAGCACGCGCTCGATGCCGGCCGACTCGATGACGTTCACCAAGTGCTCGTCGATCTCGCGGTTGGCCTCCACCAGCACGGTGCCGGTGACGGGGTCCGCCACGTCCTCGAGCGCCACGCGCCCCAGGATGCGCTCGCCCAGCGGCGTCACGACCTCGCCGCCCTCTTCGAGCTTCGAGACCCAGATGCCGTCCAGCGTGAGGCAGTCGTACTCGGTGATGACCGCGTCCTGCGCGACGTCCACCAAGCGGCGGGTGAGGTACCCGGAGTTGGCGGTCTTGAGCGCCGTGTCGGCCAGACCCTTACGCGCGCCGTGCGTCGAGATGAAGTACTGAAGCACCGTCAAACCCTCACGGAAGTTGGCCGTGATGGGCGTCTCGATGATCTCGCCAGAGGGCTTCGCCATGAGGCCGCGCATACCGGCCAGCTGACGAATCTGCTGGTTGCTACCGCGAGCGCCCGAGTCCGCCATCATGAAGATGGAGTTGAAGCTCGGGACGCGCACCGACTCGCCCGTGTCCGGGTTCGTCACGTTGTCGCTGCCGATGACTTCCATCAGCTCGCGCGCGATCTGGTCAGAGGCCTCGGCCCAGATGTCGACCACCTTGTTGTAGCGCTCGCCGTCGGTGATCAGACCCTCTTGGTACTGCTCCACGACCGTCGCCACGTCGTCGTTGGACTGACGCAGGATCTCCTTCTTGCTCTCGGGGATGAGCATGTCGTCCATGCACACCGAGACACCGGCCCGCGTGGCCATCTCGAAGCCCAACGTGCGCAGCCGGTCGGCCAGGAGCACGGTGTTCTTGTTGCGGCTCTTGCGGTAGCACTCGTCGATGAGCGACGAGAGCGCCTTCTTGTCGAGGGTCTTGTTGACCGAGCGGAAATCCAGACCGGGCGGCAGGATCTCGCTCACCAGCACGCGACCGACGGTGGTCTCGTAGAGCTCCCCCTTCCAGCGCAGCTTGATCTTCGCGTGCAGCGCCACCTCGCCGGAGTCGTACGCCATGCGCACCTGATCCGCGTTCGAGAAGATGCCGCTGAAGTCACCCTTGGCCTCGCTGCCCTCCTTGTACTCACCCTTCACGAACTGGCGCTCGCGGGTCATGTAGTAGAGGCCGAGGACGATGTCCTGGGTGGGGTTGATGATGGGCTTGCCGTTGGCCGGCGAGAGGATGTTGTTCGTGCTCATCATGAGCACGCGCGCCTCCATCTGCGCCTCGACCGAGAGCGGCACGTGAACCGCCATCTGGTCGCCGTCGAAGTCGGCGTTGAAC from Sandaracinaceae bacterium encodes the following:
- the rpoC gene encoding DNA-directed RNA polymerase subunit beta', yielding MKDIFSFFEKPKDPLAFSAIRISLASPEKIREWSHGEVKKPETINYRTFKPERDGLFCAKIFGPVKDYECICGKYKRMKHRGIVCEKCGVEVIQSKVRRERLGHITLATPVAHIWFLKSLPSRIGAVLDITLKDLERVLYCESYVVLNPQETPLVRGEILSEDAYHQLLDEHGDDAFDAGMGGEAVLEMLRDVDVHTLAEQLRLDLREATSEAKRKKYSKRLKVIEAFKDSGNRPEWMMLTEIPVLPPDLRPLVPLDGGRFATSDLNDLYRRVINRNNRLKRLIELNAPEIIIRNERRMLQEAVDALFDNGRRGKTITGPNKRPLKSLSDMLKGKQGRFRQNLLGKRVDYSGRSVIVVGPTLRLHQCGIPKKMALELFKPFIYSKLEERGHVTTIKSAKKLVEKEKPEVWDILDEVITEHPVMLNRAPTLHRLGIQAFEPVLIEGKAIRLHPLVCTAFNADFDGDQMAVHVPLSVEAQMEARVLMMSTNNILSPANGKPIINPTQDIVLGLYYMTRERQFVKGEYKEGSEAKGDFSGIFSNADQVRMAYDSGEVALHAKIKLRWKGELYETTVGRVLVSEILPPGLDFRSVNKTLDKKALSSLIDECYRKSRNKNTVLLADRLRTLGFEMATRAGVSVCMDDMLIPESKKEILRQSNDDVATVVEQYQEGLITDGERYNKVVDIWAEASDQIARELMEVIGSDNVTNPDTGESVRVPSFNSIFMMADSGARGSNQQIRQLAGMRGLMAKPSGEIIETPITANFREGLTVLQYFISTHGARKGLADTALKTANSGYLTRRLVDVAQDAVITEYDCLTLDGIWVSKLEEGGEVVTPLGERILGRVALEDVADPVTGTVLVEANREIDEHLVNVIESAGIERVLIRSVLTCQTQRGVCAACYGRDLARGYEVNIGEAVGVIAAQSIGEPGTQLTMRTFHIGGAAARGKVEQSSIISRVDGIIRLENTKTVKKKDGNVVIMNRHGVLKIVDESGRERESYNLSYGAFLKVSEGETVKKLTTLAEWDPWAIPIVTEVSGEVKYGDVVEGVTMEEKLDEVTGLSRRLIIESRDPSARPRLSVKGLEGDTLRTGTGENVARYFLPVGANIIPADGQTVEAGEIIAKIPRETTKTKDITGGLPRVAELFEARKPKDGAIISDIDGVVHFGKDTKGKRKVVIVPEVGEPKEYLIAKGKHLQVKDGDRVRAGEPLMDGAANPHDILQVKGEKELAAWLVNEIQQVYRLQGVTINDKHIEVIVRQMLRRVRIKETGDTAFLPDETVEKSVFGKENERVIARGGQPAVAEPLLLGITKASLSTDSFISASSFQETTKVLTEAAIGGKVDELYGLKENVIMGRLVPAGTGLTAYRKLDIAVEDSPDDLGMDNDGDELLAAVSED